The Chryseolinea soli genome contains a region encoding:
- the mdh gene encoding malate dehydrogenase, translating into MKVTVVGAGNVGATCADVLAYREVANEIVLVDIKEGLAEGKALDIWQKAPIDLYDSRTVGATNDYSKSANSDVVVITSGLPRKPGMSRDDLIGTNAGIVKSVTENIIRHSPNAIVIVVSNPLDVMTYQAHLTSRLPRTRIMGMAGILDTARYRAFLAEALNVSPKDIQAILLGGHGDTMVPLPRYTTVAGIPVTELIDKDKLNAILERTKVGGGELVKLMGTSAWYAPGSAAAQMVEAIVKDQRRVFPVCIKLEGEYGIKDCYLGVPVVLGKNGVEKIIELDLNSEEKALMESSRKAVREVMDVLEKLG; encoded by the coding sequence ATGAAAGTAACTGTAGTTGGCGCTGGCAATGTGGGCGCTACATGTGCCGATGTGCTGGCCTACCGCGAAGTGGCCAACGAAATCGTGTTGGTGGACATCAAGGAAGGACTCGCCGAAGGCAAGGCTCTTGATATTTGGCAGAAAGCCCCCATCGACCTGTATGACAGCCGCACGGTAGGCGCCACCAATGACTATTCCAAATCCGCTAACTCGGATGTGGTGGTGATCACCTCGGGCCTTCCGCGCAAACCGGGCATGAGCCGCGACGATCTTATCGGGACCAACGCCGGCATTGTGAAATCGGTAACGGAAAATATCATCCGTCACTCTCCCAACGCCATCGTCATCGTAGTATCCAACCCGTTGGATGTGATGACCTACCAGGCGCACCTCACCTCGCGTCTGCCCCGCACCCGCATCATGGGTATGGCCGGCATCCTGGACACCGCTCGCTACCGCGCGTTCCTGGCCGAAGCCTTGAACGTTTCTCCTAAAGATATCCAAGCCATCCTGTTGGGCGGCCACGGCGACACCATGGTGCCGCTGCCTCGATACACGACGGTAGCTGGTATCCCTGTAACGGAACTGATCGATAAAGATAAACTCAACGCCATCCTGGAAAGAACCAAAGTTGGTGGTGGCGAGCTGGTGAAACTCATGGGCACTTCTGCATGGTATGCACCTGGAAGCGCTGCTGCGCAAATGGTGGAAGCCATTGTGAAAGATCAGCGTCGTGTGTTCCCCGTTTGTATCAAACTTGAAGGCGAATATGGCATCAAGGATTGCTACCTGGGCGTGCCCGTAGTGTTGGGCAAGAACGGTGTGGAGAAGATCATCGAGCTTGATTTGAACAGCGAAGAAAAAGCTCTGATGGAATCCAGCCGCAAGGCGGTGAGAGAAGTGATGGACGTGTTGGAGAAATTGGGATAA
- a CDS encoding SMI1/KNR4 family protein, with product MPLMMNPPPLPDIMEVFLSRVAFTLPAGYERFIRSSNGAEGFLNNSYLALWSIEALFTLNEGYWVERYAPGFFIIGSDGGDTSYAVDKLTGALYAIPFIGMSRKEAKWLAKDFDGFIEALRGA from the coding sequence ATGCCCCTGATGATGAATCCCCCTCCGCTTCCAGATATCATGGAAGTATTCTTATCACGTGTCGCGTTTACTTTGCCAGCAGGATACGAGAGATTTATCCGGAGTTCAAACGGAGCGGAAGGTTTTCTGAATAATTCATACCTCGCACTTTGGTCGATAGAAGCCTTATTTACTCTCAACGAAGGCTATTGGGTAGAAAGATATGCTCCTGGATTCTTCATCATCGGATCCGATGGAGGAGATACTTCTTATGCTGTGGACAAACTAACGGGAGCATTGTATGCCATACCGTTTATCGGCATGTCGCGGAAAGAAGCTAAGTGGTTGGCAAAGGATTTTGACGGCTTTATTGAAGCCCTTA